The Paenibacillus sp. G2S3 region GCAGAAACTTTGGCAGATCATCTGGCAGGAACATAGCTTTCTTTGATTCTTCGGCTGAACTGGATGTTTGCTTCACTTTCGCATTATTATTCATATCCGCTTTTCCTCCTCCACAAGCCGTTAATAGCAAAGTAAGTGATCCTATTGCCAAAACTGTTTTTGCTGACATTCCCGGTATGCTGATAATTTTTTTAGAGCTTTTTTTCAAGAATATCGCCTCCCAATAGTAAAATTATAGCAAATGAGTCTTAGCTCTTCTGAAACACAGTATTAACAAGCGCTTAACTTTCTTGGAAGTTGACGAATACGAATTAAGCTTCCGTTAAGGAAAGTGCGATTGATCGCGTAAAAAATCATGCTATGATGATAAAAACATCGGTTATTTGGAAAGGGAATATCACAATGAATGAAGCTTCGATTTTACTTGTGGATGATGAGCTATCGCTTTTGGAGATTATGGAGACAGTGCTGCGCAAGGAAGGTTATCTGAATATTGATACTGCGATGACGGGTGAGGAGGCTATAAGCGCCTGCGAAGCCAAAAAATATGATTTGATTGTATTGGATGTGATGTTACCAGGGCGCAGTGGAATTGAAATTTGTCCTTTTATCCGACAGACGACGGACGCACCTATCCTGTTTCTTACGGCTCGAACCTCTGATTTTGATAAGCTGACCGGATTTGCTATAGGTGGGGATGATTATATCACCAAGCCCTTTAATCCTCTTGAAGTCGTCGCTCGCATAAGAGCGCAGTTGCGGAGATACTTAAGTTCACCAGCTCAATTAGGTACTGATAAGATTACAGGGACAGTTCACAGCAAATCTGCGAACGTTTACGATTACGGTAGATTTAAACTAGATGAAACAGCAGGGGAGCTGCTGGTTGAGGGTGAGCCGGTCTCTTGTCCGGCGCTTGTATTCCAATTGCTGCTGTTCTTATGTAAACATCCCAATCAAATATTCAGCAAAAGTGAATTATATGAAAAGGTTTGGGGTGAAGAAGCCTTAAGTGATGATAATACGGTCATGGTGCACATTCACCGCATAAGAGAGCGTATAGAAGCTGACCCTTCCGATCCGAAGTTTATCGTTAATGTTAGAGGTCTTGGGTACAAATTGGTTAAAGTAGAACGCCAAGAGTTGTCTGCGCCATGAATATTAAGCGCCGGTTAACGTTAAAGTTTGTTCTACAGCTCGCAATTACGGGCATGGTAGTTCTCGCTATTTCTGCCATAACATTTACTTGGATTTTGCTGCGGTTTCTTGATATTAGTCTCACGCGTGATTTTGCCAATGTGGGTCTTGAACAATTGGTAGAATCTTCTAAGATTGATGAGGATGGCATACATTTTTCTCCGAGTTTACTGGAGCAAGTGAAGAAAAATAAAGGCTGGCTACAAAGTCTAAATGAAGATGGGCAAGTCGAGAGTGCCTATAATACACCTAAAGATGTACCCATTCAATACGGTCCTGGCGAAGTAGTTGCCTATTGGACGGGTACTCAACCGTTTCCTTATAATCTGGCACTATGGATTCAAGAAAAGGATGGTAAACAGCTCGCACTGGTGTATGGTGCACCTAATGTATTAGGTCCACTGTTAAAGAAAGTGAGTGAGGGGACATTCGCTGCTGCGAAAGGGGAGCCAGTACTTCCTGATGAACTTGAAAAAGAAATTAAATCAGCCCAAGCTTTTGTTCAACTTATAGATTCATCAGGCAATGAAGTGGTTTCTTATAACAGACCTAATATGATACCCACTCAGTACTCTGTTCAAGAGCTTGCTCTTCGCACCATGTACAGTGAGCGATATGGGTACCATGTTCTTTCTTCTTTTGATAAGGAGTCAGGTCGTACTTGGATCGTGGGAGAACCCAATATCAAAGGGACAGATCCAGGTAAAAAAGTGTGGATACCAGAGGAAGTCAAGGTCGTGATCATCGGCTCATTTGCCATGCTTATTGCTTTATTGATCGCGTTTGTGTTGCTCTCCTTATGGCAAGCACATCGTTTTGGTGCGCCAATGCTGCATATGCTCGTGTGGCTCGATTCCATCGGAAATGCCATCTATACAGAGCCAATGGATCGTAAAGGACTTCGTCGCAGTCGAACAGCCGTGGGTAAATGGAGGAGAAGATACCGTGTTTTTGCTGATGTGATGGTTTCAATTGAGAAATTATCAGCAACCTTGAAGAGAGATCAAGTACTGCGGGAAGAGACGGAGAGCTTACGCGAGGAATGGATCGCCGGTGTTACCCATGATTTGAAAACCCCATTATCCTCTATCACAGGATATGCTCATTTACTGGCAGAACCCAAATATGATTGGTCGAAAGAGGAAGTCCGTAAGTTTACAACGACTATGCTAGATAAATCGGCCCATATGGACATGCTGATCAGTGATCTTGCAATGACCTATCGTCTAAAGTCAGGAATTAAACCACCTGAGACGATGGAAGTTGAATTGAACGCTTGGCTGCAACAAGCTCTCGAACAAGCTGCTGCCAATCCTGCCTACGGGAAGGCGCGAATTGTATTTCTCGCTGCACAAACCGAAGTTAGAGCTCAACTGTATACACCTTGGTTAGAGAGAGTTGTCAACAATTTAACTGCGAATGCGCTGCTCCATAATCCACCGGATACGAAGTTAACGGTCTCCCTTATTCATAAAGAAAGGGATAGCGGATATATCATTCAATTTGCTGATGACGGTGATGGAATGGATGAAGAAACAAAGATTCGATTGTTTGAGCGGTATTATCGAGGAACGGATACAGCCTCTACCACCAACGGTTCTGGTCTCGGCATGGCGATCTCTAAAGGATTGATCGAATGCATGGGTGGTCAGATTACTGTCGAGAGTCAAGTAGGTAAAGGGACAGTTATTAAGTTAATATGGAGCTGATATTTTCATTCAAGCCCTCGCTGTATTCCAACCGGAATTAGCGAGGGTTATTTGTATTTATAATGCTGAGTCGAGGTTAGGAATCATAAAGGAGTTGACATCTTATTTAATTGTAACTATTATAGTTACAGGTAAACAATTATTAAAAGGATGAAATTAATCCTAAATTGAGGAGGATTTTAAATGAAAATAGCTATAACAGGAGCAACAGGTCAATTCGGATCATTGGCGATAGAATCTCTACTAAAAACTGTACCCGCAGGGGACCTTGTAGTTAGTGTCCGGAATCCAGATAAAGCAAGAGATCTTAAAGCGCGTGGTGTGGAAGTCCGTCATGGTGACTTTGATAAGCCGGAAACATTGGATGTAGCGTTTGCCGGTGTGGATCGACTGCTAATTGTATCTTCAGATGGAGATAACGAGACTCGGATTCGCCAGCATAAAGCAGCTATTGATGCAGCCGCTAAAGCTGGTGTTGGATTCATTGCCTATACAAGCGTAGGACATGCAGAGAAGAGTGAGCTGTTCCTTGCTGAAGTACACCGTGTAACCGAAGAAGCCATTCGAGCTACCGGAATTCCTTACAGCTTCCTTCGCAACAACTGGTATATGGAGAACGAGATTGGATCTATTCAAGGAGCAGTAGCAGGTGCCCCATGGGTAACTTCTGCTGGTAGTGGTAAAGTTGGCTGGGCAGCACGAGGAGATTATGCAGAAGCTGCTGCTAATGTTCTAACTGGGGAAGGACATGAGAATACGATTTATGAATTGTCTGGCAAGCCTTTAACACAAGAGGAATTGACTGGAATTATAAGTGGCGTAATTGGAAAAGAAATTAAAGTGCTGCAAGTTGACGACGAAGCTTATGCGAAAATCATGGCTGAGGTTGGTGTACCAGAAGCTGCTCTGCCATTCGTTGTTGCGATTCAACGTGGTATTCGCGAAGGATGGCTGGATATTGAAAGTGGCGATCTAGAGAAAGTACTCAATCGTCCAGTCACTCCGTTAGCCGAAGTTATCAGTGATCTAGTAAATAATTTGCAAGCTTAAATAATATATCAAGATTCAAGGCTTCTTCTCGGTGAATAACGAGAGGAAGCCTTTTTTATTGCTCCTTAAACATCAATGATAAAGATTTCGCGAATATTCAATATTTTTAGCAAGGCTATTGTCCGATCATATGTTAATGTATTAATAATGATATAGTAGAAAACATATGTGAACTGTTGGTGTAATAAAAGTGTTTGAAATGAAGCGTGCGATATGAAAGCCTTGAGGTCAGTAGACGAAGAGAAGGGGATGATTATCAATGAGGACAAAAATCTGGATGGCTTCTGGAGCAGTTGTTGTAGTTGCTTTAGGGGCGTATTTGTTTGTGGGGGGGAACGATAAAGAGACACCTGCAGCAAGCGATACATCTAACGTTAAACAATTAGTGCAGGAATATAGTTCAAGCAGCATGAAAGACCTGTCTGCTTCCATCACTTCAGAGCAGCTCATTGTGACTGACAGCAACAATAAATCAACAAAATATGACTTACCCAAAGATGAGTTTTTTGTTTCCATCGCTCCATATGTTAAGAATACACACCCTTGTGCAACACATAGCTTGACCGGATGCCAAGGGGAATTAACGGAACAAGCGTTTAATGTATATGTTGAGGACACTGAGGGCAACGTGATTGTGGATCAAACGATAAAGTCCCAATCTAACGGGTTCATTGATCTTTGGCTACCTCGTGATAAGAAATACAATGTAACGATTGAACATAATGGAGTAAAAGCGAAAGCCGAGTTATCCACGTTTAAGAGTGATAATACTTGTGTAACAACCATGCAACTAGTAGAGAGTATCTAAGCATCAGAGACAGCGAAGTCGCTTTTATGATCGAATTCGCTTCTTCCTCTAAATATCCCGTATCGGACCCTATTGCAGCTATTTTAGCTTTTTTGATCATTTTGTGGACTTATCGGACTGTATAGCTCTTATTGCCTTGTAATGAGGCAGAATCGGAGCGTTTTAAAGGGAATAACTGCATCTGAGTCCGATAGGACGGTGAAAAGCTATAAATAATAGAAATAAGGTCATCCCAGTCCGAACCATTTTAAACCCTTCCATTTCTTGCAACCTTGATCTAATAGGTTCAAATTATGGGAGGGTTTTTCTTTGTAATTGTAAGAATAAGAAGGTTCTCAGGTATAGTTTATTTATAGTCATTTTCCACCTCTTGGAAATGGTATAATCTGATGGATATCAAGAATCGAGCTTCAATAGGGAGTGCTGTTATGCTTAGTTTTAAGAATACGACACTGGAATTGTCTAATAGTGGGATGGATACAGTTGTTCTATCAGTTGGAGCAACGGAGCAATTTGGGCCTAACTTACCTATGCATTTGGATACGCTTATTGCAGAGTTATATGCAGATGCTTATGGGAGAGAATTAAATGCTTACGTGTTACCTACTTTACCGTTCAATACCTCTGAAGAACATGCCAATTTCAAAGGAACAGTTACAGTAAGTCCAAATATTTTAACAAGTATGTTAGAAGAAATTATTTGTAATTTAATAAGACAAGGCTTTAAAAAGTTTTTGGTATGTACAGGACATGGTGGATCCTATTGGGAGGGAGCTTTCGTTAAACATATCAACTATAAGTACCCTCAGATTATTTTAATTACTGCAAATCATAATAATCATAATGCGTGGGATGAGGCCGTTGAAGCGGTAGGTTTAGAGAATTTAAATGAAATGCATGGAGGATTATTGTCCGTTTGTACTGGTATGTGGCTCTGTCCTGAGTTGGTTAAGATCAATTCAATGGGTTCAGATATCCCTACAGAAAACCGGATGTATGCAGATTATTTTGGATGGGAAAAGTTAACCCAGGATGGTTGTTGGGGTAAGTTTGAAGAAGGAAATTATACTAACGAAGAACTAGCTGAAAAAGGAAGAGTATTTTGGAATACATTCATTCAAAAAAGAACTCAAGGCTTAAAAGAAATTCTAGAAGAAGGGTATCGTCGAAAAACTCAAGGATGATTTTCTATGATAAACTTTAGTTGGCACTTCATTTTTGAGAGGAGATAGAGGAATGGATAAAGATCTGATTATCGGGGACGTTTTGCAGGAGTTAGCGGGTACACGTCGTATGCTGGAGAAGCTTCCGCAGGAGCATATGACATGGAAGCCACACGAAAAGTCAATGAGTCTTGGTGGTTTGTCCACACACCTAGTCAATCTGTTAAACTGGCAATCAGCCATTCTTCTTCACTCGGAGTTTGATTTGGCATCTGTGGCATATCGACGAGAAGCGCTGGAGAGTCCCGCCGCGGTTCTGCAAGAATTCGACATGAGCGCTCGTGAGATTGAACAATTAATTGCTGAAAGTAATGTGGAGTCGCTTGGTGCGGAGTGGACGTTACGTAATGGCGCAGTGGTCATCCGCCGTCAGTCACGGGCAGCCGCGCTTCGTACCATCGGATTAAATCATATGATTCACCACCGGGCACAGCTTGGGGTATACTTTCGCCTTCTTAATATACCAGTGCCGGGCTTGTATGGTCCCTCGGCAGATGAATTAGCAAACACTTAATAATTGCTTTCATTTCTTAACGATTTAAAGATCGTAAAGTTGAAAAAAACAAATGAGCATGATAACATTAGTTCAAATTGATGATCGGAGTTGAAAAGTATAGTGAAGTAATTATTCTTGCGACCTATGATGAATAAAACAACAAAAGCGGTTTATTTCGTTTGTTTTATTTTTTGTATGCAAGAAAGTTACTTCTTCTTTTCACTCGAACAATATATCCTTATCTAACTCCATTTGGGGCTAGATTTGCTGTATTTATTTGAGTCACAAGAAAGTAACTTTCTTGTGGCTTTTATTTTTTTCATACAGGAGGATACTTATATGTCATTAATAAATGTTACAAATCTAACCTTTGCCTATGAAGGCAGTTACGATAACATCTTTGAGAATGTAAACTTTCAAATCGATACCGATTGGAAATTAGGTTTTACCGGAAGAAACGGTAGAGGAAAGACCACTTTTATGAGTTTATTGCTTGGTAAATATGAATACAGCGGAAATATTTCTGCTCATGTCACTTTTGAATATTTTCCTTTCCAGGTGGATAACAAGGCGCTTAATACCATTGATGTGATCAGCGGGATTTTTCCGGATTATATTCATTGGAAATTAATGCGTGAACTTTCATTATTAAAGGTTTCTGAAGATGTGCTGTATCGCCCCTTTGATTCATTGTCTAACGGAGAGCAGACGAAAGTACTGTTAGCCACACTATTCATTAAGGAAAATAGTTTTCTATTGATCGATGAACCTACCAATCATCTGGATATGACGGCAAGAAAGCTGGTCAGTGATTATCTCAACACGAAAAGTGGATATATTCTGGTATCGCATGATAGATCTTTTCTTGATAATTGTGTAGACCATATTTTGTCCATCAATAAGACCAATATTGAGATTCAAAAAGGTAATTTTTCCAGCTGGTGGGAGAATAAAGTCAGACAGGATAATTTTGAGCTAGCAGAGGACGAGAAACTCAGAAGAGATATTAAACGCTTATCTGCTTCTTCTAAACGGACAGGCAACTGGTCACATGAAGTAGAAAAAACAAAAAACGGAACGAGAAATTCCGGCTTAAAGGTAGATAAAGGCTATATTGGACACAAGGCTGCTAAAATGATGAAACGCTCTAAAGCCATTGAGCAAAGACAAAATTCTGCGATCAACGAAAAGTCTAAGCTTCTTAAAAATATCGAGAATTCTGAGAATCTAGAGATTACACAGCTTGACTATCATAAACGTCAACTTGCTGAGCTAGACAATATTTCGATTTTTTACGGTGAAAAAAAGGTATGTTCAGACGTAAGCTTCACTATCGAGCAGGGTGAGCGAATTTCGCTTTCGGGTAAAAACGGCTCAGGCAAATCTAGCATCATCAAATTGATGTGTGGTGAGGATATAGATTTCACAGGCACTCTTACTAAGGATAGCCAGCTTATCATTTCCTATGTATCCCAAGACACTTCTAATCTTAAGGGGAATCTAACGGATTATGCCAGAGATAATGGAATCGATGAGAGTCTGTTTAAATCTATTCTACGAAAGCTTGATTTTTCTAGAATCCAATTTGATAAGGACATATCCACTTACAGTGGTGGTCAAAAGAAAAAAGTGCTGATTGCCAAAAGTCTTAGTGAGAAAGCTCATTTGTATATTTGGGATGAACCGCTTAATTTTATTGATGTCATTTCACGTATGCAGATAGAAGAGCTGTTGCTTGAATACATGCCAACTCTTGTTTTTGTGGAGCATGATCGGGAATTTTGCAACAATGTTGCTACGAAGATCGTTGAACTCCGCTAAGAATTTTATCCAAAGATAGTTAATGTCAAATCCTCTAGACCAATATTATTATATTAATAAAGTTAATTATTATATATATTCCAGTTTTCCAATGTACTATAATAAGATAGATGCATTGTTAGCATGTTATTAAAGAAATGAAGATTTCAAGAAACAACCTATAGAATTGAACAACAGGAGGAAATAAGTTGAGCACACAGAATGTGGGAATTCCATTAGAAGGTTTTGCAGAATTTAGCCGGACAGTAGCCGCTGAAGGTGCGGTGCTGGTAAAGAATGATAATCAGGTACTTCCGCTTGGCGAAGGTGATAATGTTGCGATTTTTGGCAGATCCCAAGTGAATTATTATCGCAGTGGTACAGGCTCCGGCGGTAGTGTCCATGTTACTTATACGACTAATTTATTGGATGGTCTTCGCACTAAGAAGAACCTTACAGTTAACGAAGAATTGGCAGCTGTCTATGAAAAGTGGATTGAACAGAATCCATTTGATAATGGTGGAGGTGCATGGGCTGCAGAACCTTGGCATCAGAAGGAAATGTCTTTGAGCGATGAACTGGTTTCCGAAGCTAGAAACAAATCCAATAAAGCCATTCTTGTAATTGGACGCACGGCAGGGGAAGATCAGGATAATGCTGATGCACCGGGCAGCTACCAATTAACAAATGATGAACAGGCGATGCTGAAGCAGGTAACTACATATTTTGAGCAAACAATCGTTGTCCTCAATGTCTCGAACATTATCGATATGAACTGGATGAACGATGATAGCTACAAATATCCGATTTCAACTGTGATTTATTCTTGGCAGGGTGGTATGGAAGGTGGGAATGCGATTGCAGATGTGCTGTCTGGTGAGGTAACTCCAAGCGGTAAACTGACAGATACAATTGCTTATTCCATCAATGATTACCCATCAACACAAAATTACGGCAATGAATTTACGAACTTGTATCAGGAAGATATCTATGTAGGATATCGTTATTTCGAAACATTTTGCCCAGATAAGGTTCAATTTGAATTTGGATATGGGTTATCTTATACAACTTTTAGTATCGAGCCAGAAGAAGCTAAATCGATTACCAGAGAAGGCGAGTCTTACATTGAAGTCGGCGTAACCGTTACCAATACAGGAACTACCTTTGCTGGTAAAGAGGTTGTTCAGGTCTATTATGAAGCTCCACAAGGTAAACTCGGTAAACCAGCTAAAGCTCTGGTATCATTTGGCAAGACAAAAGTTCTTGAACCGGGTGAAGCGCAGCGCCTTATCGTGAGTTTCCCTGTACATTCGATGGCTTCTTATGATGACGCAGGTGTGACAGGACATGCTTCTGCCTATGTTCTTGAAGAAGGTACTTACCGATTGTATGTAGGAACTAGTGTTAAACAAGTGGTGGCAGTCGGCGTTGAGGGTAAAGACGGCTACGTCGTAGAAGCTCTTCAAGTTGTAGAACAGTTGCAAGAAGCTCTTGCACCAACGGAAAGCTTTACAAGAATGACGCCCGGCGCTCGGAAAGCAGACGGTTCGTATGAAATTGTTTATGTAGAGGTTCCTAAACGTAAGATTTCGTTAGCGGAGCGGATCGAGAACAATCTTCCGGTGACGATTTCACAAACAGGAAATAAAGGATATAAATTAAGAGATGTACATGAACAGAAGATAAGTATGGAAGCCTTTATTGCACAGCTCAGTGATGAGGATTTGGCTGCAATTGTACGTGGTGAAGGGATGAGTAGTCCTTTAGTTACACCGGGTACAGCTTCTGCATTTGGTGGAGTAAGTGACAGCTTATTTAATTACGGAATTCCAGTTGCATGTACGGCTGATGGTCCTTCAGGAATTCGTATGGATAGCGGAGCTAAGGCTACTCAAGTTGCTATCGGAACACTTCTTGCAGCGACTTGGAATGCGGAATTGGTAGAAGAGCTTTATGTTATGGAAGGTCAAGAGTTGTTAAGAAATAACGTGGATTCCTTGCTTGGACCTGGCCTTAATATCCGCCGCAGTCCGCTTAATGGACGTAACTTTGAGTATTTCTCAGAAGATCCTTTGATCTCTGGGGTGTTTGCAGCTGCATGTACCCGCGGTATTTTGAAAGGCGGATCAACCGCAACGATGAAGCATTTCGCCTGCAATAATCAGGAGAAACATCGTAGTAAAGTAAACGCCGTGGTGTCTGAACGTGCGCTTCGTGAGATTTATTTGAAAGGCTTTGAAATCGCGGTGAAGCAGGGCGGTTCGAATTCTATAATGACCTCCTACAATCCAGTTAATGGACATTGGGCGGCTTCTAATTATGATTTGAACACCACGATTCTTCGCGGAGAGTGGGGCTTTAAAGGGATTGTAATGACTGACTGGTGGGCAATCATGAATGATGTTGTTAATGCCGGACCAGCAGACCGGAAATTTACAAATTGGATGGTTCGTGCACAAAACGACCTCTATATGGTTGTAGCTAACTATGGTGCAGAAATTAACGGATGGAATGACAACACCATTGAGTCCTTGGAAAATGGTACGTTAACCCGTGGAGAGCTCCAACGTTCTGCCATTAACATTTGTGAGTTTATCATGAATGCACCTGTGTTCTCGAGAAAACAGGAAATTGTAGAAACAGTTGAGTCCTTCAAAGCTAATCCATCTCTTACTGGAGACCAAGCTCAATCTTTATCTCAGAATCCACAGGTAAAACCTGTCGTAGAAGGATCGACAAGCTTTAAAGTGGAACAGGCTGGTCAATACCGTATCCTAGTGCATATCATGTCAACAGAGCCTGAACTGGCTCAAAGCGCATGTAATGTGTCAGTAAATGATCAATTGATGACAACTATTCAAACGAATGGTACGGAAGGTCAATGGATCAGACAAAAGCTTGTAAAAGTTGAACTTGAAGCAGGCCTGTATGAAATGAAATTGGAGTTCATCAAACCAGGTTTGCAGATCGATTGGATTGAATTTAATAAAATCGACTAGGTGTTATGCATTACTGTTGAATAGATCGTTAATATCATTCTTTTCTAAAAACCGCGATATTTCTCGCGGTTTTTTTGTTGTACTACTCGGATACTAAAATATGTGAAAAATTGCCCGGTACATCTACAATGGTGTGTCGGGCTTTTTGCAGTTTAAATTACTTTAGACATACTTGTCTGCATGTCCTTGCGTTTGTTCGAATAAGTTAGAAAGTAGGACAGGACAAACCATAGGTGGAGATGCGTAGAAATGGCGATGCGTAAACAAAGCTTTATTCGTGGAACGTTCATTTTAACCGTGTCGGCATTTTTTACAAAAGGGCTCGGATTTTTGAACGGAGTCTTGCTGGCACGTTTTTTGGGAGCCGAAGGGGTAGGGCTGCTCATGATTGCTCATCCACTGCTGCCCTTGTTTATTACGCTGACAGAGCTGGGGCTTCCTGTTGCGATTTCAAAGCTTGTGTCGGAAGCTGAGGTTAAGCAGGATGAAGCACGAGTGAAGCGTATTCTCAGAGTATCCTTAAGCATTACGGGTACGTTGAGTATTATACTAACTTTAGTGGCTCTATTTGGTTCTAAATGGATCGCATCGGTTTTTTTGGCCGATCAGAGGGCTTATTATGCTATGGTCGCTATTACGCCGATCATTCCAATTATTGCGATGTCAGCTGTATTGAAAGGTTATTTTCGAGGAAAACAGAACATGAATCCGCTGGCTTTTTCCGATATTATTGAGAATTTGGCGCAAATCATTGTCATTATCGGTGTCGTCAACGTTTTGCTGCCCTATGGGATTGCCTATGCAGCTGCTGGCGCTATGGCGGCTTCCGTGATCGGCGAAGGTTTTGGGTTGCTCTATCTGTTTTCTGTCTTCAAATGGGCAAATCGAGGAAAAAACAAAACTTCCCCACCGCCTACATCAAGTATTTCACCCAAAGGAGACAGTACGTTGAGAGATCTGCTGCGCATCGGCTTACCGATGACAGGCAGCGGTTTTATTCATTCCCTCTATCATGCGTTTCTCCCACTGCTGATTACGAAAAGTCTAGTCCTGTTTGGTGTAGGTGTTGAGATGGCGACTAAGCAATTCGGACTTCTGGCTGGATATGCTCTCCCAATGTTGTTTCTTCCCAGCTTCTTCACACAATCGTTGTCAACTGCATTAATACCGGCAATCAGCGAAGCAAGTGTGAGCAATAATAGCAAGCTTATGCATAGTCGGATGGATATGGCTATGCGATCCGCGCTTATTGTAGGTTTCCCATGTACAATCATCTTGTACTTATGGGCTGTACCATTAACGACTATGATCTATCATTCGCCAGAAGCGGGTGAGCTGCTAAGGCTGATTGCACCCTTGTTTTTACTTTATTATTTTGGAGCGCCACTGCAAGCGATTCTGCTTGGTTTGGGGAAAGCCTCAACCGTCATGTGGAACCATATTCTTACGAATATTTTTGAAGTGATTACGATCTTTGTTCTCGGTTCTAATATTGGAATCCAAGGGGTTGCTATAGGGTTCGGACTGGGACTCATGCTGCTGACAGTGCTGAATTTTTTATCTGTGGCAGGAACGATCGGATTTTATTTTGACTTTCGCATTGTATTCAAGGTGGGCGCGGGAGGAATTGTCATGACGATCTGCGGGTTGACGGCTCACGGTATTCTGGAACGAATGGCTCTGGGGCAGTTCCTTGAACTGTTCGGAGCGCTATTCGTTTCGTTGATCACCTACGCAGCAACATTGCAAGTTACCCATGCTTGGGAAAGAGCAGCGAAGCCTCCAACGATTACACCTGTTTCTTGAAAGAGATATAGTTAGATTAACTTTATTTATAAAGAGTCACATTAGATTAAATCTAATGTGACTTTTTTTGTGGTGAATCATTAAACCTCTACTGTTACCCAAGCCTGTTGTATTCGGAACCGAATCATCTTGCTCTATTTAGAACATACCTTTATGATGTGTTAGATAAAAGTAGATTTTATGAGAGGGGGAGCCACCTTGCTGGAGCCGTTATCTGATGAGATATTGCTGCAGAAGATTGCCATTCGCGACACGGATGCACTGGAGCAGTTATATGATAGATACGAGAGGTCTATTTATTCGTTTGC contains the following coding sequences:
- a CDS encoding DinB family protein, whose product is MDKDLIIGDVLQELAGTRRMLEKLPQEHMTWKPHEKSMSLGGLSTHLVNLLNWQSAILLHSEFDLASVAYRREALESPAAVLQEFDMSAREIEQLIAESNVESLGAEWTLRNGAVVIRRQSRAAALRTIGLNHMIHHRAQLGVYFRLLNIPVPGLYGPSADELANT
- a CDS encoding HAMP domain-containing sensor histidine kinase, whose protein sequence is MNIKRRLTLKFVLQLAITGMVVLAISAITFTWILLRFLDISLTRDFANVGLEQLVESSKIDEDGIHFSPSLLEQVKKNKGWLQSLNEDGQVESAYNTPKDVPIQYGPGEVVAYWTGTQPFPYNLALWIQEKDGKQLALVYGAPNVLGPLLKKVSEGTFAAAKGEPVLPDELEKEIKSAQAFVQLIDSSGNEVVSYNRPNMIPTQYSVQELALRTMYSERYGYHVLSSFDKESGRTWIVGEPNIKGTDPGKKVWIPEEVKVVIIGSFAMLIALLIAFVLLSLWQAHRFGAPMLHMLVWLDSIGNAIYTEPMDRKGLRRSRTAVGKWRRRYRVFADVMVSIEKLSATLKRDQVLREETESLREEWIAGVTHDLKTPLSSITGYAHLLAEPKYDWSKEEVRKFTTTMLDKSAHMDMLISDLAMTYRLKSGIKPPETMEVELNAWLQQALEQAAANPAYGKARIVFLAAQTEVRAQLYTPWLERVVNNLTANALLHNPPDTKLTVSLIHKERDSGYIIQFADDGDGMDEETKIRLFERYYRGTDTASTTNGSGLGMAISKGLIECMGGQITVESQVGKGTVIKLIWS
- a CDS encoding creatininase family protein; its protein translation is MDIKNRASIGSAVMLSFKNTTLELSNSGMDTVVLSVGATEQFGPNLPMHLDTLIAELYADAYGRELNAYVLPTLPFNTSEEHANFKGTVTVSPNILTSMLEEIICNLIRQGFKKFLVCTGHGGSYWEGAFVKHINYKYPQIILITANHNNHNAWDEAVEAVGLENLNEMHGGLLSVCTGMWLCPELVKINSMGSDIPTENRMYADYFGWEKLTQDGCWGKFEEGNYTNEELAEKGRVFWNTFIQKRTQGLKEILEEGYRRKTQG
- a CDS encoding CueP family metal-binding protein, translated to MRTKIWMASGAVVVVALGAYLFVGGNDKETPAASDTSNVKQLVQEYSSSSMKDLSASITSEQLIVTDSNNKSTKYDLPKDEFFVSIAPYVKNTHPCATHSLTGCQGELTEQAFNVYVEDTEGNVIVDQTIKSQSNGFIDLWLPRDKKYNVTIEHNGVKAKAELSTFKSDNTCVTTMQLVESI
- a CDS encoding Lsa family ABC-F type ribosomal protection protein, which produces MSLINVTNLTFAYEGSYDNIFENVNFQIDTDWKLGFTGRNGRGKTTFMSLLLGKYEYSGNISAHVTFEYFPFQVDNKALNTIDVISGIFPDYIHWKLMRELSLLKVSEDVLYRPFDSLSNGEQTKVLLATLFIKENSFLLIDEPTNHLDMTARKLVSDYLNTKSGYILVSHDRSFLDNCVDHILSINKTNIEIQKGNFSSWWENKVRQDNFELAEDEKLRRDIKRLSASSKRTGNWSHEVEKTKNGTRNSGLKVDKGYIGHKAAKMMKRSKAIEQRQNSAINEKSKLLKNIENSENLEITQLDYHKRQLAELDNISIFYGEKKVCSDVSFTIEQGERISLSGKNGSGKSSIIKLMCGEDIDFTGTLTKDSQLIISYVSQDTSNLKGNLTDYARDNGIDESLFKSILRKLDFSRIQFDKDISTYSGGQKKKVLIAKSLSEKAHLYIWDEPLNFIDVISRMQIEELLLEYMPTLVFVEHDREFCNNVATKIVELR
- a CDS encoding response regulator transcription factor, giving the protein MNEASILLVDDELSLLEIMETVLRKEGYLNIDTAMTGEEAISACEAKKYDLIVLDVMLPGRSGIEICPFIRQTTDAPILFLTARTSDFDKLTGFAIGGDDYITKPFNPLEVVARIRAQLRRYLSSPAQLGTDKITGTVHSKSANVYDYGRFKLDETAGELLVEGEPVSCPALVFQLLLFLCKHPNQIFSKSELYEKVWGEEALSDDNTVMVHIHRIRERIEADPSDPKFIVNVRGLGYKLVKVERQELSAP
- a CDS encoding SDR family oxidoreductase; translated protein: MKIAITGATGQFGSLAIESLLKTVPAGDLVVSVRNPDKARDLKARGVEVRHGDFDKPETLDVAFAGVDRLLIVSSDGDNETRIRQHKAAIDAAAKAGVGFIAYTSVGHAEKSELFLAEVHRVTEEAIRATGIPYSFLRNNWYMENEIGSIQGAVAGAPWVTSAGSGKVGWAARGDYAEAAANVLTGEGHENTIYELSGKPLTQEELTGIISGVIGKEIKVLQVDDEAYAKIMAEVGVPEAALPFVVAIQRGIREGWLDIESGDLEKVLNRPVTPLAEVISDLVNNLQA